One Pseudomonas sp. FP1742 genomic window carries:
- a CDS encoding DUF4142 domain-containing protein: MDGFTLRHLALAVALSTGMGTAFAATSNDFVDDAAAGGIAEVETSKLALEKSSSADIKAFAKMMITDHSKANEELAALAKKHDIEVPDSTTLVKQAKEKILDLRDESFDAAYANNQVKAHEETIERFKKEANTVTDDRVKGATELKAFAQKMLPALEKHLEMAKKLQAAHPDK; this comes from the coding sequence ATGGACGGATTCACCCTGCGCCACCTCGCCTTGGCCGTAGCCTTGAGCACCGGTATGGGCACGGCTTTTGCCGCCACCTCCAACGACTTTGTCGATGACGCAGCCGCAGGTGGCATTGCGGAAGTCGAGACCAGCAAACTGGCCCTGGAAAAAAGCTCATCGGCCGACATCAAGGCGTTCGCCAAGATGATGATCACCGATCATTCCAAGGCCAACGAAGAACTGGCGGCATTGGCGAAAAAACATGACATTGAAGTGCCGGACTCGACGACGCTGGTCAAACAGGCCAAGGAGAAAATTCTTGATCTGCGCGATGAATCCTTCGACGCGGCTTATGCCAACAATCAAGTGAAGGCCCACGAAGAAACCATTGAGCGGTTCAAGAAAGAAGCCAATACGGTGACAGACGATAGAGTCAAGGGCGCCACCGAGCTCAAGGCGTTCGCGCAAAAAATGTTGCCGGCGCTGGAAAAGCACCTGGAGATGGCGAAAAAACTCCAGGCGGCTCATCCCGATAAATAA